The following proteins are encoded in a genomic region of Natrarchaeobius halalkaliphilus:
- a CDS encoding FKBP-type peptidyl-prolyl cis-trans isomerase, translating into MTEEQEAELEEQADDVDEEVDETADEADGLQNGDFVEIEYTAYTVEGEQLVDTTDPDVAEEEGVDAQGQEFKPRTISLGEGHIFEGVEEALTGSEAGDSGTVTIDSEDAFGEYDADNVETVSAEKIAEDDRHPGANVQIDGRQGYISTIIGGRARVDFNHPLAGEDVEYEYEIVDVVDDREQQAAGLFEMYLGLEPELWIETDEVEEEVPVEPDEDGESSEEPDEGDEPAEPEFETEVVEKETLYLEATPQMTMDQQWMMGKQQIGQDIIEKIGVDRVIVQEVIDGMGGMGMPGMMGGMGGMGGGDIEEALEDADVDADEIVEELEGAEE; encoded by the coding sequence ATGACCGAGGAACAGGAGGCCGAGCTAGAGGAGCAGGCCGATGACGTCGATGAAGAAGTAGATGAAACCGCCGACGAAGCCGACGGGCTTCAGAACGGCGATTTCGTCGAGATCGAGTACACCGCGTACACCGTCGAGGGTGAGCAGCTGGTCGACACGACCGACCCCGACGTCGCGGAAGAGGAGGGTGTCGACGCCCAGGGCCAGGAGTTTAAACCCCGAACGATCAGCCTCGGAGAGGGCCACATCTTCGAGGGCGTCGAAGAAGCGCTAACCGGGAGCGAGGCCGGCGATTCCGGAACCGTTACTATCGATTCCGAAGACGCCTTCGGAGAGTACGACGCCGACAACGTCGAAACCGTCAGCGCCGAGAAGATCGCTGAGGACGACCGCCATCCCGGCGCGAACGTCCAGATCGATGGCCGACAGGGCTACATCAGCACGATCATCGGCGGCCGCGCTCGCGTCGACTTCAACCACCCGCTCGCGGGTGAGGACGTCGAGTACGAATACGAGATCGTCGACGTCGTCGACGACCGCGAACAGCAGGCTGCCGGCCTGTTCGAGATGTACCTCGGCCTCGAGCCGGAGCTGTGGATCGAGACCGACGAGGTCGAAGAGGAAGTCCCCGTCGAACCCGACGAGGACGGCGAGAGTTCGGAGGAGCCGGACGAAGGCGACGAGCCAGCCGAGCCGGAGTTCGAAACGGAGGTCGTCGAGAAGGAGACGCTGTATCTCGAGGCGACGCCCCAGATGACGATGGACCAGCAGTGGATGATGGGCAAACAGCAGATCGGTCAGGACATCATCGAAAAGATCGGTGTCGACCGCGTCATCGTCCAAGAAGTTATCGACGGGATGGGTGGCATGGGAATGCCCGGAATGATGGGCGGCATGGGCGGTATGGGCGGCGGCGATATCGAGGAGGCACTCGAGGACGCCGACGTCGATGCCGACGAGATCGTCGAAGAGCTCGAAGGCGCAGAGGAGTAA
- the cyaB gene encoding class IV adenylate cyclase: MYEVEVKVPADLASVRSRLEELEVASDGTVVQTDSYYDAPHRSFPDTDEALRIRTERPTEGTNETRLTYKGPLVDDESKTRKELETTVASRETVAGILTNLGFEAAATVRKERERFVIRLVDVLETPADATPDTTTFDATTSDREYTITLDTVDGVGEFLEVETDVEAETDLEPARDGAYAVLELIGLDPTNQIRTSYLELSLES, from the coding sequence ATGTACGAGGTCGAAGTCAAGGTCCCCGCGGATCTCGCCTCCGTCCGGTCGCGTCTCGAGGAACTCGAGGTGGCGTCCGATGGGACCGTCGTCCAGACCGACAGCTACTACGACGCGCCACACCGCTCGTTTCCCGACACGGACGAGGCGCTCCGAATCCGGACGGAACGTCCGACCGAGGGGACCAACGAAACCAGGCTCACCTACAAGGGCCCGCTCGTCGACGACGAGTCGAAGACCCGAAAGGAACTCGAGACGACCGTGGCCAGCCGAGAGACCGTGGCCGGGATCCTGACGAATCTCGGCTTCGAGGCCGCCGCGACCGTCCGAAAGGAGCGAGAACGGTTCGTGATCCGACTCGTGGACGTCCTCGAGACACCCGCGGACGCCACTCCCGACACCACTACTTTCGACGCCACCACATCAGATCGCGAGTACACGATTACGCTCGATACCGTCGACGGCGTGGGGGAGTTCCTCGAAGTCGAAACCGACGTCGAGGCCGAAACCGACCTCGAGCCCGCTCGCGACGGTGCCTACGCGGTTCTCGAGCTGATCGGACTCGATCCGACGAACCAGATCCGGACCTCCTATCTCGAGCTTTCGCTCGAGTCGTGA
- a CDS encoding DUF5804 family protein, which produces MTRVCLIGDPDCNLQYELLSRETSRDALATYDLRRPFENSIAVRTVSIGAAVSLLNDLDWYLTRFVDEALVQEPSISDEEWLSRSLARALRNGEIDPGETDAFCKIYGLERLEEPATPSGESDESVATDGRETTAEDEAIASESHVPSRSSRRLVEPLYVRRVDGDLPEYDLRDVEETLVVRLTEAEYSP; this is translated from the coding sequence GTGACCCGCGTCTGTCTCATCGGGGATCCCGACTGTAATCTCCAGTATGAACTCCTCTCGCGCGAGACCTCGCGCGACGCGCTCGCGACCTACGATCTGCGGCGCCCGTTCGAGAACTCGATCGCGGTTCGAACCGTCAGCATCGGCGCGGCCGTTTCGCTGTTGAACGATCTCGACTGGTATCTCACCCGGTTCGTCGACGAGGCGCTCGTTCAGGAACCGAGCATCAGCGACGAGGAGTGGCTCTCGCGCTCGCTCGCTCGAGCGCTCCGAAACGGCGAGATCGATCCGGGCGAAACAGACGCCTTCTGCAAGATCTACGGTCTCGAGCGACTCGAGGAACCCGCCACGCCGTCCGGCGAGTCCGACGAGTCGGTGGCGACCGACGGACGGGAGACGACCGCCGAGGACGAAGCCATCGCGTCGGAGTCGCACGTCCCCTCCAGATCGTCCCGCCGGCTCGTCGAACCGCTGTACGTCCGTCGGGTGGACGGCGACCTTCCCGAGTACGACCTCCGCGACGTCGAGGAGACGCTCGTCGTCAGGCTCACCGAGGCCGAATACTCGCCGTGA
- a CDS encoding ATPase domain-containing protein, whose amino-acid sequence MRTSLQTIETGVAGLDEILQGGLVTGRLYLVVGLPGTGKTLLGMEFLRTGLEADETVLFVHGEESQPEILANASSFGIDLSDAEFLDLGPDSDFFDDDHSYDLVDSRDVESEQFIADIRASIEEINPDRVLLDPISQLQYIEPSEYQFRKRLISFMRFLKGRGTTVIATKTPEGSRGDNEVRSLSDGIVELERGDGGRRIAVPKHRGIGQRDGTHGLEIRGDGFEVYPSLLPEGHHDEFGPELISSGIEELDALFGGGLERGTATFISGPTGVGKTTTGIQLLSEAARTGDTPVAYLFEESPKTFIHRSESIGIPVTQLQADGLLSVEPVEPLELSAEEFAQRVKRRIETTETKTVMIDGVDGYKISIQGDESELGRKLHGLIRYLKSMDVAVILLDATDQVTGMPSATSANISYIADNIVFLNYIETDGELRKGIGVLKKRAGTFEKTVREFAITSDGITVGKPLTDVVGILEGTPTESMTVADDVTYRTE is encoded by the coding sequence ATGAGAACGTCGTTACAAACGATCGAAACAGGGGTGGCGGGTCTCGACGAGATTCTTCAGGGTGGTCTTGTCACGGGCAGGCTCTATCTCGTCGTTGGACTCCCGGGAACGGGAAAGACGCTCCTCGGCATGGAGTTCCTTCGAACCGGATTAGAGGCCGACGAAACCGTTCTGTTCGTCCACGGCGAGGAGTCACAGCCGGAGATCCTCGCGAACGCCTCGAGTTTCGGCATCGACCTGTCGGACGCGGAATTTCTCGATCTCGGTCCCGATTCGGACTTTTTCGACGACGACCACTCCTACGATCTGGTCGACTCTCGAGACGTCGAGTCGGAGCAGTTCATCGCGGATATCAGGGCTTCGATCGAAGAGATCAACCCCGACCGGGTGCTTCTCGATCCGATCTCACAGCTCCAGTACATCGAACCGTCCGAGTACCAGTTTCGCAAGCGCCTGATCTCGTTTATGCGATTCCTGAAAGGCCGCGGTACGACGGTAATCGCCACGAAAACGCCCGAGGGGTCTCGCGGGGACAACGAGGTCCGATCGCTGAGCGACGGGATCGTCGAACTCGAGCGCGGGGACGGTGGCCGTCGGATCGCTGTTCCGAAACACCGGGGAATCGGCCAGCGAGACGGAACGCACGGGCTCGAGATTCGCGGCGACGGATTCGAGGTGTATCCGAGCTTGCTGCCTGAAGGCCACCACGACGAGTTCGGGCCGGAGCTCATCTCGTCGGGCATCGAAGAACTCGACGCCCTGTTCGGCGGGGGTCTCGAGCGCGGAACGGCGACGTTCATCAGCGGCCCGACCGGCGTCGGCAAGACCACGACCGGGATTCAGTTGCTCTCGGAGGCCGCCCGAACGGGTGATACGCCCGTCGCGTACCTCTTCGAAGAATCACCGAAGACGTTCATCCACCGTTCGGAGTCGATCGGGATACCGGTAACGCAGTTACAGGCGGACGGTCTGCTCTCGGTCGAACCAGTCGAGCCGCTCGAGTTGTCCGCAGAGGAGTTCGCACAGCGCGTCAAACGGCGAATCGAGACTACCGAAACGAAGACGGTGATGATCGACGGCGTCGACGGATACAAGATATCGATCCAGGGTGACGAGTCGGAACTCGGCCGGAAGCTCCACGGATTGATTCGGTACCTAAAGAGCATGGACGTCGCCGTGATCCTCCTCGACGCGACCGACCAGGTAACCGGCATGCCCAGCGCGACGAGCGCCAATATCAGCTACATCGCGGACAACATCGTCTTTCTCAATTACATCGAGACGGACGGCGAACTTCGAAAGGGAATCGGCGTCCTGAAAAAGCGCGCGGGCACGTTCGAAAAGACGGTCAGAGAGTTCGCCATCACGTCCGATGGGATCACCGTCGGGAAGCCACTCACCGACGTCGTCGGAATTCTCGAGGGAACGCCGACGGAATCGATGACGGTGGCCGACGACGTAACGTACCGGACCGAGTGA
- a CDS encoding tRNA sulfurtransferase — MHPPGADTVLVRHGDVNTKSNTVKRYMEDILAENLTALLEDRSIPGEVERRWNRPLVHTDEEHVEAATDAATDAFGVVSASSVLTTSTEKDEILATLETAARERYDGGTFAVDARRADKRLPYTSEDLAREGGTAIWEAVEDEFEPAVDLDDPNLTFGVEVREDFAFVYLETVAGPGGLPLGSQEPVIALVSGGIDSPVAAYEIMKRGCPIVPAYVDLGAYGGVDHEARAMETVRTLSGYAPNFDAQVYRIPGGDVVELLVGSMEEGRMLSLRRFFYRAAETLAARVDANGIVTGEAVGQKSSQTVRNLGVTSRATSLPIHRPLLTRDKQEIVAMAREIGTYTDSTIDAGCNRVAPDRAETNARLEPLLEAEPDGLLERAEEAAMNAELVEP; from the coding sequence ATGCATCCGCCGGGAGCCGATACTGTCCTCGTCCGCCACGGGGACGTCAACACGAAAAGTAACACCGTCAAGCGGTACATGGAGGACATTCTCGCGGAGAACCTCACGGCCCTCCTCGAGGACCGATCGATTCCCGGCGAGGTCGAACGACGGTGGAACCGGCCGCTGGTCCACACCGACGAAGAACACGTCGAGGCCGCAACCGACGCTGCCACCGACGCGTTCGGCGTCGTTTCAGCGAGCTCCGTTCTGACGACGAGCACCGAAAAAGACGAGATTCTGGCGACTCTCGAGACGGCGGCACGAGAACGCTACGACGGCGGAACGTTCGCGGTCGACGCGCGACGGGCGGACAAGCGCCTGCCGTACACCAGCGAGGATCTCGCTCGAGAGGGTGGGACGGCCATCTGGGAGGCGGTCGAAGACGAGTTCGAGCCCGCGGTCGATCTCGACGATCCGAATCTAACCTTCGGCGTCGAGGTTCGGGAGGACTTCGCGTTCGTCTACCTCGAGACGGTTGCCGGACCCGGTGGGCTCCCACTCGGGAGCCAGGAGCCGGTGATCGCACTGGTGAGCGGCGGGATCGATTCGCCGGTCGCCGCCTACGAGATCATGAAACGAGGCTGTCCGATCGTTCCGGCGTACGTCGATCTCGGTGCCTACGGTGGGGTCGATCACGAAGCGCGGGCGATGGAAACCGTCCGAACGCTGTCTGGGTATGCCCCCAATTTCGATGCACAGGTCTACCGCATTCCCGGCGGCGACGTGGTCGAGCTCCTCGTCGGGTCGATGGAGGAAGGTCGGATGCTCTCGCTGCGTCGGTTCTTTTATCGCGCCGCCGAGACGCTCGCAGCACGCGTCGACGCAAACGGCATCGTCACCGGCGAAGCGGTGGGACAGAAATCGAGTCAGACGGTTCGAAATCTGGGCGTGACCAGTCGCGCGACGTCCCTCCCGATCCACCGGCCGCTGCTCACCAGGGACAAACAGGAGATCGTCGCCATGGCCCGTGAGATCGGCACCTACACCGACTCGACGATCGACGCCGGCTGTAACCGCGTCGCGCCCGATCGAGCCGAGACGAACGCTCGTCTCGAGCCGCTCCTCGAGGCCGAACCGGACGGCCTGCTCGAGCGAGCCGAAGAGGCGGCGATGAACGCGGAACTCGTCGAGCCGTGA
- a CDS encoding methionine adenosyltransferase, with protein MSERNIRVEPIDRQAVEDQEVEIVERKGIGHPDSICDGVAESVAGALARAYLERVGEVLHFNTDETQLVAGEAAPAFGGGEVVDPIYLLIVGRATKHYDGQTIPTETIALRAAREYIEETIPQLEYGEEIVVDVKLGEGSGDLQDVFGEDEVRVPMANDTSFGVGHAPLTETERIVHEAERRLNGEFAADNPYLGPDVKLMGKREGDKIDVTVAAAMIDEHIDDLDAYADAVETVREFVAAVANEHTDRAVDVHVNTADDYESGSIYLTVTGTSAEQGDDGSVGRGNRSNGLITPNRSMSMEATSGKNPVNHIGKIYNLLSTEIAENVVEEVPGIRDLRVRLLSQIGRPIDQPHVADVHVVTADGVSLSDVDDEVEAIVDRELADVTGITRRVIDGELSTF; from the coding sequence ATGAGCGAGCGGAACATTCGAGTCGAGCCGATCGACCGTCAGGCAGTCGAGGATCAGGAAGTCGAAATCGTCGAACGAAAGGGGATCGGACATCCCGACTCGATCTGTGACGGCGTTGCCGAGAGCGTCGCCGGCGCACTCGCCCGCGCGTACCTCGAGCGAGTTGGCGAGGTGCTTCACTTCAACACCGACGAAACCCAGCTGGTCGCGGGCGAGGCCGCACCCGCGTTCGGTGGCGGCGAGGTCGTCGATCCCATCTATCTGTTGATCGTTGGCCGCGCGACCAAACACTACGACGGGCAGACGATTCCGACCGAGACGATCGCACTGCGTGCCGCTCGAGAGTACATCGAGGAAACGATTCCCCAGCTCGAGTACGGCGAAGAGATCGTCGTCGACGTCAAACTCGGTGAGGGCAGCGGCGATCTGCAGGACGTCTTCGGTGAGGACGAAGTCCGCGTCCCGATGGCAAACGACACCAGTTTCGGCGTCGGCCACGCACCACTGACCGAGACCGAGCGGATCGTTCACGAGGCCGAACGTCGGCTCAACGGCGAGTTCGCCGCCGACAATCCGTATCTCGGTCCCGACGTGAAGCTCATGGGCAAACGCGAAGGCGACAAGATCGACGTGACGGTCGCCGCGGCGATGATCGACGAGCACATCGACGATCTGGACGCCTACGCGGATGCGGTCGAAACCGTTCGCGAGTTCGTGGCGGCGGTCGCTAACGAACACACGGACCGCGCGGTCGACGTCCACGTCAACACGGCCGACGACTACGAGTCGGGTTCGATCTACCTCACCGTCACCGGGACCTCCGCCGAGCAGGGAGACGACGGCTCCGTCGGCCGCGGAAACCGATCGAACGGCCTCATCACGCCGAATCGGTCGATGTCGATGGAAGCCACCAGCGGCAAGAACCCGGTCAACCACATCGGGAAGATCTACAACCTGCTCTCGACGGAAATCGCAGAGAACGTCGTCGAGGAGGTTCCGGGCATTCGCGACCTTCGAGTGCGGCTTCTCAGCCAGATCGGCCGTCCGATCGATCAACCACACGTGGCCGACGTCCACGTCGTCACCGCCGACGGCGTCTCCCTCTCCGACGTCGACGACGAAGTCGAAGCCATCGTCGACCGCGAACTCGCCGACGTCACCGGAATCACCCGTCGGGTCATCGACGGCGAACTCTCGACGTTCTGA
- a CDS encoding RAD55 family ATPase codes for MGERLETGIDVLDRKLGGGLPPGCVVAFTASPASQSELLLYELTAARGTLYLSTERSDEAISDAIESSPSSVGSPTIRHITGDSPLEEATTLIEALPDGANLIIDTMDVLERADTDEYTTFLNELKSRMLETDSLAVVHCLKGDTVPANRVRTHHAVDAVFDLRTKIAGTELENHLTVPKFRHGDQPTDTVKLELTEEVAIDTSRDIA; via the coding sequence ATGGGAGAGCGCCTCGAAACCGGGATCGACGTGCTGGACCGTAAATTGGGCGGCGGACTTCCGCCGGGCTGTGTCGTCGCGTTCACCGCCAGCCCGGCCAGCCAGTCCGAGCTGTTGCTGTACGAACTCACCGCAGCACGCGGAACGCTCTACCTCTCGACCGAGCGCTCCGACGAGGCCATCAGCGATGCGATCGAAAGCTCCCCCTCGTCAGTCGGCAGCCCGACGATTCGACACATCACGGGAGACTCTCCCCTCGAGGAGGCGACCACGCTGATCGAAGCGCTGCCCGACGGTGCAAACCTCATCATCGATACGATGGACGTCCTCGAACGCGCCGACACCGACGAGTACACCACCTTTCTCAACGAATTGAAGTCCCGAATGCTCGAGACCGACAGTCTCGCGGTGGTACACTGTCTGAAGGGCGATACCGTGCCTGCAAACAGGGTTCGAACCCATCACGCCGTGGATGCAGTGTTCGATCTCCGGACGAAAATCGCGGGGACGGAACTCGAGAACCATCTCACGGTGCCGAAGTTTCGCCACGGCGATCAGCCGACCGACACGGTCAAACTCGAACTGACGGAAGAAGTCGCGATCGACACGAGTCGCGATATCGCGTGA
- a CDS encoding PLP-dependent cysteine synthase family protein, with amino-acid sequence MKGSILDTIGSPLVQVDSPEGATVAAKVESFNPGGSAKDRPAVQMIRSAERDGEIEPGDWLVEPTSGNTGIGLALVCAARGYDLTIVMPADKSAERRRIMAAYGAELELIDGDMTDARKRADELEADGATQLGQFDNPANPDAHYRTTGEEIVEQVDEREVDAFVAGVGTGGTISGTGRRLREEFPDVEITAVEPARNPILSTGEPGSDEFQGMGPGFVSENLDRDLIDRVETVKLEDAEDECLRLAREEGVLVGQSSGATSLAAQRIAREIADPDLECPEVPGAFDSPQPASPETDGGELEDCPLVVTVFWDSGERYLSTGLFD; translated from the coding sequence ATGAAGGGAAGTATCCTGGACACGATCGGTTCGCCGCTCGTCCAGGTCGACTCACCGGAAGGGGCGACCGTCGCCGCCAAGGTCGAATCGTTCAATCCCGGGGGCTCGGCCAAGGACCGACCGGCCGTGCAGATGATTCGATCGGCCGAACGCGACGGGGAGATCGAACCCGGAGACTGGCTCGTCGAGCCGACCAGCGGGAATACCGGAATCGGGCTCGCGCTCGTCTGTGCCGCTCGAGGATACGACCTGACGATCGTCATGCCAGCCGACAAATCGGCCGAACGCCGGCGGATAATGGCCGCCTACGGGGCCGAACTCGAGTTGATCGACGGCGACATGACGGATGCCCGCAAGCGCGCCGACGAACTCGAGGCCGACGGAGCGACGCAGCTCGGTCAGTTCGACAACCCGGCCAACCCGGACGCCCACTACCGGACGACCGGCGAGGAGATCGTCGAACAGGTCGACGAACGCGAGGTCGACGCGTTCGTCGCTGGCGTCGGAACCGGTGGCACGATCTCGGGGACGGGCAGACGGCTCCGCGAGGAGTTTCCAGACGTAGAGATCACCGCCGTCGAGCCGGCCCGCAACCCCATCCTCTCGACGGGCGAACCCGGATCCGACGAGTTCCAGGGAATGGGTCCCGGCTTCGTCAGCGAGAACCTCGATCGGGATCTGATCGACCGCGTCGAAACGGTAAAACTCGAGGACGCCGAGGACGAGTGTCTCCGTCTGGCCCGCGAGGAAGGGGTTCTCGTCGGTCAATCCAGCGGCGCGACGAGTCTGGCCGCCCAGCGGATCGCTCGCGAGATCGCCGATCCGGACCTCGAGTGTCCCGAGGTCCCCGGCGCGTTCGACAGTCCGCAGCCGGCCTCGCCCGAGACCGACGGCGGCGAACTCGAGGACTGTCCGCTAGTCGTGACGGTATTCTGGGACAGCGGCGAGCGGTATCTCTCGACCGGCTTGTTCGACTGA
- a CDS encoding DUF4336 domain-containing protein — translation MLTRRGERFFTYEEPLRFFGVELGRIMSVIRLSSGGLFVQSPAELTPELKGALDELGEVRFVAATSKLHGHLYMEQYREAYPDVELLAAPGLAARRTDLRFDHLLGDVPDPRWSTDVDQVAIDGHRWLTEVAFFHRPSRTIVLGDLGFHIDESSPLKTRLVARGFRMYRRLSPPIEVRHTIANEATFRRSIRDVLAWEFDRVVPGHGTIIDSGGKRAVLEGYDWLLE, via the coding sequence ATGCTCACACGACGAGGCGAACGGTTCTTTACGTACGAGGAGCCGCTCCGATTTTTCGGCGTCGAACTCGGCCGGATCATGTCGGTGATACGGCTCTCGAGTGGCGGACTCTTCGTCCAGTCGCCGGCCGAGTTGACCCCCGAACTGAAAGGCGCGCTGGACGAGCTCGGCGAAGTTCGGTTCGTCGCGGCGACGAGCAAGCTCCACGGCCACCTCTACATGGAGCAATACAGGGAGGCGTATCCGGACGTCGAACTGCTCGCCGCACCGGGTCTCGCCGCGCGTCGGACCGATCTTCGGTTCGATCACCTGCTGGGCGATGTGCCGGACCCGCGATGGAGTACCGACGTCGATCAGGTCGCGATCGACGGCCACCGGTGGCTGACCGAAGTCGCCTTCTTCCACCGACCGAGCCGGACGATCGTTCTCGGTGATCTCGGCTTTCATATCGACGAGAGTAGTCCGCTGAAAACCCGCCTCGTCGCCCGCGGCTTTCGAATGTACAGGCGGCTCAGTCCGCCGATCGAGGTGCGTCACACGATCGCAAACGAGGCGACGTTCCGACGGTCGATACGGGACGTCCTCGCCTGGGAGTTCGACCGCGTCGTTCCCGGCCACGGCACGATCATCGACTCCGGCGGGAAACGGGCGGTTCTCGAGGGATACGACTGGCTGCTCGAGTAG
- a CDS encoding TlpA family protein disulfide reductase has protein sequence MSLETMQPNPAWDAASYEDAVDTLESHTDELVYRVWGGDWCKDCRKLLPNLGAALEAAGVSADRIEEIPVDQDKQGPGVEEYGIEYIPTVVVERAPDGLNGDGEEVTRFVEEEDLPPAVWLANEIDATLSEA, from the coding sequence ATGAGTCTCGAGACCATGCAACCGAACCCCGCGTGGGACGCCGCGTCCTACGAGGATGCCGTCGACACGCTCGAATCGCACACCGACGAACTGGTGTACCGCGTCTGGGGTGGCGACTGGTGTAAGGACTGCCGGAAACTCCTTCCGAATCTCGGCGCTGCACTCGAGGCAGCCGGCGTTTCCGCGGATCGCATCGAGGAGATTCCCGTCGACCAGGACAAGCAGGGCCCCGGCGTCGAGGAGTACGGAATCGAGTACATTCCGACGGTCGTCGTCGAACGCGCACCCGATGGGCTAAACGGCGACGGCGAGGAAGTAACGCGGTTCGTCGAAGAGGAGGATCTTCCGCCCGCCGTCTGGCTCGCAAACGAGATCGACGCCACGCTCTCTGAGGCCTGA
- a CDS encoding sensor histidine kinase, with product MTTTSVGRTGPSTIQLLVDDDANSDALSELLEERYSVIGADAESDGDLYLVDDSSFSTHRDRIEDLKSGSGPSFTPVVLVRRKGTRVNLSLPGESSESGPPLVDEVIDAPVRKTVLFRRLSNLLVRRQQFRRLEDQNDRLERFASVVSHDLRNPLQVASGRLELLEASVPESDREHLEIARESLDRMDDLIDDVLGLARAGKTIEETTAVVISDAARRAWTVVESDAADLNVPERSAAIVADADRLSSVFENLFRNAIEHGRNDVAIEVGVTDTGFYVADDGPGIPSEEREHVLERGYTTSDDGTGIGLDIVTSVADAHGWTVSVGESDGGGARFDVSGVDRPE from the coding sequence ATGACAACGACCTCCGTTGGCCGAACCGGCCCGTCTACGATACAGCTACTCGTCGACGACGACGCGAACAGCGACGCGCTCTCCGAACTCCTCGAAGAACGCTACTCGGTCATCGGAGCCGACGCCGAATCCGACGGCGACCTCTATCTCGTGGACGATAGTTCCTTTTCGACGCACCGCGACCGGATCGAGGATCTCAAGTCCGGTTCCGGACCGTCTTTTACTCCGGTCGTCCTCGTTCGCCGGAAGGGGACCCGGGTGAACCTCTCGCTTCCGGGCGAGAGCAGCGAGTCCGGCCCCCCGCTCGTCGACGAGGTGATCGATGCGCCCGTTCGAAAAACAGTCCTGTTTCGACGACTTTCGAACCTCCTCGTTCGTCGACAGCAGTTTCGGCGACTCGAAGACCAGAACGACCGTCTAGAACGGTTCGCAAGCGTCGTGAGCCACGACCTTCGGAACCCGCTTCAGGTCGCATCCGGTCGCCTCGAATTGCTCGAGGCGTCGGTCCCCGAGTCCGACCGCGAACACCTCGAGATCGCCCGCGAATCACTCGATCGGATGGACGACCTCATCGACGACGTCCTGGGACTCGCTCGAGCCGGAAAGACGATCGAGGAGACGACCGCCGTCGTCATTTCCGACGCCGCCAGACGCGCCTGGACGGTCGTCGAGAGCGACGCGGCAGATCTGAACGTTCCCGAGAGATCGGCTGCGATCGTCGCTGACGCGGATCGGCTGTCGTCGGTGTTCGAAAACCTCTTTCGGAACGCTATCGAGCACGGACGAAACGACGTGGCCATCGAGGTCGGAGTGACCGACACCGGGTTCTACGTGGCCGACGACGGTCCGGGAATCCCGTCCGAGGAGCGCGAGCACGTTCTAGAGCGAGGATACACCACGTCGGACGACGGAACCGGGATCGGTCTCGACATCGTCACGAGCGTTGCGGACGCCCACGGTTGGACGGTCTCGGTCGGTGAAAGCGACGGTGGCGGCGCTCGCTTCGACGTGAGTGGCGTCGACCGGCCGGAGTGA